Proteins encoded together in one Pseudomonas sp. ADAK13 window:
- a CDS encoding AsmA family protein produces the protein MKAFGKILGLVLLGLLLIIVALGFALTHLFDPNDYKDEIRQIARDKAHIELTLNGDIGWSLFPWLGLELHEASVATLTNPTQPFADLQMLGLSVRVLPLLRREVQMSDVRVEGLNLRLNKDVHGHGNWEDIGKNVPDPSTAASTPAVAEVATPPKPEKPPQPIRLDIDSLTINNARVEYNDEQTGKQFSAESIQLSAGAVHEGASIPVKLTAFFGTNQPLMRVKTEVNGNLRIQRALKRYQFEDMKVTGEATGEPLQGKTVTFSTQGQLLLDQSANIAEWTNMKLSLNQLRALGELKVNDLDKTPQLSGALSIAQFDLAKFLDSVGNPLPPMAAGSLSKVELVSRLKGTPTSLALEDLNLKLDESTFTGRVAVDDFAKQSLRVQLKADTFNADNYLPAKSDAAKGATAARQAEVQSSEAGAMAAGGTTPLPDAPTKGAWSTDKLLPLTRLRTLDVNADLSFGQLTLSKLPIQNAALKASGLDGQLKLDTLSGGLYNGTFQANGNLDVRQDIPLLALQTRIKQVPVERILQAQGQNPPVKGQLTLDSNLNGRGNSQKALIDSLNGTASFAINNGVLLNANLEQQLCTGIALLNRKTLSGEQRGKDTPFQELKGNLTFRNGVASNPDLKVRIPGLTVNGNGDIDLRVLGMDYRVGIIVEGDQREVPDPACEVGSNFQNIEVPLRCRGPLELGAKACRLDKDGLSQVAIKAAGNKLSEKLEQKLDKVNPQLKDALKGLFKR, from the coding sequence ATGAAAGCGTTCGGCAAAATCCTGGGTCTGGTACTTCTCGGGCTGTTGCTGATCATTGTGGCTCTAGGCTTTGCCCTGACCCATCTCTTCGATCCCAACGACTATAAAGACGAGATTCGCCAGATTGCCCGCGACAAGGCCCACATCGAGCTGACGCTCAATGGCGACATCGGGTGGAGCCTGTTCCCCTGGCTCGGCCTTGAATTACACGAGGCCAGCGTTGCGACCCTGACCAACCCGACCCAACCGTTTGCCGATTTGCAGATGCTAGGCCTGTCGGTGCGTGTACTGCCGCTGCTGCGCCGTGAAGTGCAGATGAGCGATGTGCGCGTCGAAGGCCTGAACCTGCGCCTGAACAAAGATGTGCATGGCCATGGCAACTGGGAAGACATCGGCAAGAATGTGCCGGACCCGAGCACAGCCGCCAGCACGCCTGCCGTCGCTGAAGTTGCCACACCACCCAAGCCCGAAAAGCCGCCCCAGCCGATCCGCCTGGACATCGACAGCCTGACCATCAACAACGCCCGCGTCGAATACAACGACGAGCAGACCGGCAAACAGTTCAGCGCCGAAAGCATCCAGTTGAGTGCCGGCGCCGTGCATGAAGGCGCGAGCATTCCGGTGAAACTCACCGCATTCTTCGGCACCAACCAGCCGCTGATGCGCGTCAAGACCGAGGTCAACGGCAACCTGCGCATTCAGCGCGCCCTCAAGCGCTATCAGTTCGAAGACATGAAAGTCACTGGTGAAGCCACCGGCGAGCCGCTGCAAGGCAAGACCGTGACCTTTTCGACTCAAGGCCAATTGCTGCTGGACCAGTCTGCCAACATTGCCGAATGGACCAACATGAAGCTGTCGCTGAACCAGCTGCGCGCCCTGGGCGAGCTGAAGGTCAACGACCTGGACAAGACCCCGCAACTCAGCGGCGCCCTGTCGATTGCCCAGTTTGACCTGGCCAAGTTCCTCGACAGCGTCGGCAACCCGCTGCCGCCGATGGCCGCTGGCAGCCTGAGCAAGGTCGAACTGGTCAGCCGCCTCAAGGGCACGCCCACCAGCCTGGCGCTTGAAGACCTCAACCTGAAACTCGACGAGAGCACCTTCACCGGTCGCGTGGCCGTGGATGATTTCGCCAAGCAGTCCCTGCGGGTGCAGCTCAAGGCCGACACGTTCAATGCCGACAACTACCTGCCAGCCAAATCCGACGCTGCCAAAGGTGCTACGGCCGCACGCCAGGCTGAAGTGCAAAGCAGCGAAGCCGGCGCCATGGCGGCCGGTGGCACCACACCGCTGCCGGACGCCCCGACCAAGGGCGCGTGGAGCACCGACAAACTGCTGCCATTGACCCGCCTGCGCACCCTGGACGTGAATGCCGACCTGTCCTTCGGCCAACTGACCCTGAGCAAGCTGCCGATCCAGAACGCCGCACTGAAAGCCTCCGGCCTCGATGGCCAGCTCAAGCTCGACACCTTGAGCGGCGGTCTCTACAACGGCACCTTCCAGGCCAACGGCAACCTTGATGTGCGCCAGGACATCCCGCTGCTGGCGCTGCAAACCCGCATCAAGCAAGTACCGGTCGAGCGCATCCTGCAAGCCCAAGGGCAGAACCCGCCGGTGAAGGGCCAGCTCACCCTCGACAGCAATCTCAATGGCCGCGGCAATAGCCAGAAGGCCCTGATCGACAGCCTCAACGGCACCGCCAGCTTCGCAATCAACAACGGTGTGCTGCTCAACGCCAACCTTGAGCAACAGCTGTGCACCGGCATCGCCCTGCTCAACCGCAAGACCCTCAGCGGCGAACAGCGCGGCAAGGACACGCCGTTCCAGGAGCTCAAGGGCAACCTGACCTTCCGTAACGGCGTGGCCAGCAACCCGGACCTGAAAGTGCGCATCCCGGGCCTGACCGTCAACGGCAACGGTGACATCGACCTGCGTGTGCTGGGCATGGACTACCGCGTCGGCATCATCGTCGAGGGCGACCAGCGCGAGGTGCCGGACCCGGCCTGCGAGGTGGGTTCCAACTTCCAGAACATCGAAGTCCCGCTGCGCTGCCGTGGCCCGCTGGAACTGGGCGCCAAGGCTTGCCGCCTGGACAAGGACGGCCTGAGCCAGGTCGCTATCAAGGCGGCAGGCAACAAACTCAGCGAGAAGCTTGAACAGAAGCTCGACAAGGTAAATCCACAGTTGAAAGATGCTCTGAAAGGCCTGTTCAAACGATGA
- the mutY gene encoding A/G-specific adenine glycosylase has product MRSEQFSTAVLDWYDRHGRHDLPWQQGITPYRVWVSEIMLQQTQVSTVLNYFDRFMASLPTVEALAAAPEDEVLHLWTGLGYYTRARNLQKTAKIVVAEYGGEFPRDVEKLTELPGIGLSTAGAIASLSMGLRAPILDGNVKRVLARFTAQEGYPGEPKVAKQLWATAERFTPHDRVNAYTQAMMDMGATLCTRSKPSCLLCPLEKGCEAHMLGLETRYPIPKPRKTVPQKRTLMPLLANGEGAILLYRRPSTGLWGGLWSLPELDDLSDLEHLANQHSLALGEHQELPGLIHTFSHFQLAIEPWLVQVQESAHHVAEADWLWYNLATPPRLGLAAPVKKLLKRAAEVLNAGVPS; this is encoded by the coding sequence ATGAGAAGCGAGCAATTTTCAACGGCGGTGCTCGACTGGTACGACCGCCACGGTCGCCATGACCTGCCCTGGCAACAGGGCATCACGCCTTACCGGGTGTGGGTCTCGGAGATCATGTTGCAGCAGACTCAGGTCAGCACCGTGCTGAACTACTTCGACCGTTTCATGGCCTCCCTGCCAACGGTCGAAGCCCTGGCCGCCGCACCGGAAGACGAAGTGCTGCACCTGTGGACCGGGCTGGGTTACTACACCCGGGCGCGCAACCTGCAAAAGACCGCGAAGATCGTCGTGGCCGAATACGGCGGCGAGTTTCCCCGTGATGTCGAAAAGCTCACTGAGTTGCCCGGCATCGGCCTGTCCACCGCTGGCGCGATTGCCAGCCTGAGCATGGGCCTGCGGGCGCCGATCCTGGATGGCAACGTCAAGCGCGTGCTGGCGCGCTTTACCGCACAAGAGGGTTACCCGGGCGAACCGAAGGTCGCCAAACAGCTGTGGGCCACTGCAGAGCGCTTCACGCCCCACGATCGGGTCAACGCCTACACCCAGGCGATGATGGACATGGGCGCCACCCTCTGCACCCGCAGCAAACCCAGCTGCCTGCTGTGCCCGCTGGAAAAGGGCTGCGAAGCCCACATGCTCGGCCTGGAAACCCGCTACCCGATCCCCAAGCCGCGCAAGACCGTGCCCCAGAAGCGCACGCTAATGCCGCTGCTGGCCAATGGCGAAGGCGCGATTCTGCTTTACCGTCGGCCGTCCACGGGCCTGTGGGGCGGTTTGTGGAGTTTGCCGGAGCTGGATGACCTGAGCGACCTGGAACACCTGGCCAACCAGCACTCGCTGGCGTTGGGCGAACACCAGGAACTGCCCGGCCTGATCCACACCTTCAGCCACTTCCAACTGGCTATCGAACCCTGGCTGGTCCAGGTCCAGGAGTCTGCCCACCACGTGGCCGAGGCTGACTGGCTCTGGTATAACCTCGCCACCCCGCCGCGCCTGGGCCTTGCTGCCCCGGTAAAAAAACTGCTGAAGCGCGCGGCTGAAGTATTGAACGCAGGAGTTCCGTCATGA
- a CDS encoding oxidative damage protection protein, with translation MTRTIICRKYHEELPALERAPFPGAKGQDIFDNVSAKAWADWQKHQTLLINEKRLNMMNAEDRKYLQGEMDKFFSGEDYAKADGYVPPAE, from the coding sequence ATGACCCGCACCATCATCTGCCGCAAGTACCACGAAGAACTGCCCGCCCTGGAGCGCGCCCCGTTCCCTGGCGCCAAGGGCCAGGACATCTTCGACAACGTCTCCGCCAAAGCCTGGGCCGACTGGCAAAAACACCAGACCCTGCTGATCAACGAAAAACGCCTGAACATGATGAACGCCGAAGACCGCAAATACCTGCAGGGCGAGATGGACAAGTTCTTTTCCGGCGAAGATTACGCCAAGGCCGACGGCTACGTGCCACCTGCTGAATAA
- a CDS encoding ArnT family glycosyltransferase produces the protein MDQHNRFRMESLGIFFIALLLFTLGIWGQQPQGFDGRWAVFMQEMFRHGASLFPTTYGEPYPDYPGTATYLSYLFARLFGAPNDLANVMPTALASAGVMALIYRLLVPSGRAWALLTVLLTALTAQLLEKSRSVCLDQMISLLCLGCFYLLHTGERRGSRLRQYAIFPLFVVAFAIRGPLGLIEVCGVACVYWALGTARTREERIALLKKVIAHGVIGLVLLAGCWWVLLKLARISGGDSFVDDVLRMQFAGRLDETGEPFYFYFKLSLYRYFPVVPLALATLIALRHKWSVRDEDADVQLMLRLAACGLMILLGLSIPHFKRAYYIVPMVPMFAAVAAYGLLQAHGWLLGVRRGYEWLVAALPVLGVVVVFVCRHLWHKHGYWPDVSVPGLVGVLIVLQLAAVIAWRCLQGNLGQRLVVLSLIALATQWLVLVKVLEPAKDLQFDTRNFVGAVEKLRADNPGTLVFVDLAKDTWAIRYIMNLDHDEQPLFIGRNEPLRVDTLPRPAWVIVERKQTALLNGTPLEHMAPVFNGRLNDNPLLVFLVK, from the coding sequence ATGGATCAACACAACCGCTTTCGAATGGAATCGCTGGGTATCTTTTTTATCGCCTTGCTGCTGTTTACCCTGGGCATCTGGGGCCAGCAGCCACAAGGCTTCGACGGTCGCTGGGCGGTGTTTATGCAAGAGATGTTTCGCCACGGTGCGAGCCTCTTTCCTACCACCTACGGCGAGCCTTACCCGGACTACCCGGGCACTGCGACCTACCTGAGCTACCTCTTCGCCCGCCTGTTCGGCGCGCCCAACGACCTGGCTAACGTGATGCCCACCGCCCTGGCGTCTGCCGGGGTGATGGCGCTGATCTATCGCTTGCTGGTGCCGTCTGGCCGCGCGTGGGCGCTGCTGACAGTGCTGCTCACCGCATTGACCGCGCAGTTGCTGGAGAAGTCGCGGTCGGTGTGCCTGGACCAGATGATCTCGCTGCTGTGCCTGGGGTGTTTCTACCTGTTGCATACCGGCGAGCGCAGGGGCTCGCGGCTGCGGCAATACGCGATATTTCCGTTGTTCGTGGTGGCGTTTGCCATTCGCGGGCCGCTGGGGCTGATCGAGGTCTGTGGAGTGGCCTGTGTCTACTGGGCGCTCGGCACGGCTCGTACGCGGGAAGAGCGCATTGCGCTGCTTAAGAAGGTGATTGCCCACGGCGTGATTGGCCTGGTCCTGCTGGCCGGCTGTTGGTGGGTGCTGCTGAAGCTGGCGCGGATCAGCGGTGGCGATAGCTTCGTCGATGATGTGCTGCGGATGCAGTTTGCCGGGCGTCTCGACGAAACCGGCGAGCCGTTCTATTTCTACTTCAAATTGAGCCTGTACCGCTATTTCCCGGTGGTGCCGCTGGCGCTGGCGACGTTGATCGCCCTGCGCCACAAATGGTCGGTGCGTGACGAGGATGCCGACGTGCAGTTGATGCTGCGCCTGGCCGCCTGCGGGCTGATGATTTTGCTGGGCTTGTCCATCCCGCACTTCAAGCGCGCCTATTACATCGTGCCCATGGTCCCGATGTTTGCCGCGGTGGCCGCCTACGGCTTGCTCCAGGCGCATGGCTGGCTGCTTGGCGTGCGGCGTGGCTATGAGTGGCTGGTGGCGGCCTTGCCGGTGCTGGGCGTCGTGGTGGTGTTCGTCTGTCGACACCTGTGGCACAAGCACGGTTATTGGCCGGATGTTTCAGTGCCGGGGCTGGTGGGTGTGCTGATCGTGCTGCAACTGGCCGCCGTGATCGCCTGGCGGTGTTTGCAGGGCAATCTCGGCCAGCGGTTGGTGGTGCTCAGCCTGATTGCGTTGGCGACCCAATGGCTGGTGCTGGTGAAGGTGTTGGAGCCGGCAAAGGATCTGCAATTCGACACCCGGAACTTCGTTGGCGCGGTGGAGAAGCTGCGTGCCGATAATCCCGGGACCCTGGTCTTTGTGGACCTGGCCAAGGACACCTGGGCGATTCGCTACATCATGAACCTGGATCACGACGAGCAGCCGCTGTTCATCGGGCGCAATGAACCCTTGCGGGTGGACACGCTGCCGCGTCCGGCCTGGGTGATTGTGGAGCGCAAGCAAACCGCGTTGCTCAATGGCACGCCGCTGGAGCATATGGCGCCAGTGTTCAACGGGCGGTTGAACGACAACCCGCTACTGGTGTTCCTGGTGAAGTGA
- a CDS encoding arsenic resistance protein → MSRDALEHNQIPIYFCAVIVAAVAGLLAPSLARELSGWVTPAIAVLMYAMFLQIPFLDLREGLGNKRFMSALLLANFLLIPLLVWALTRGLVEHPAILVGALLVLLTPCIDYVVVFTHIGKGDSRLMLAATPILLLLQLLLLPVYLELILGAQSQVVVSVGPFVEAFLLLIVAPMILAVLTTSLSRRSSVISAWSEVWAWLPVPAMALVLMVVIGSQITAVVRDIGLLAPVIPVYIGFLLLAPLMGALASWLFKLPSTTARAVTFSASTRNSLVVLPLALALPEDIRGLAAAAVITQTLVELVGELLYIRLMPLLIWPARR, encoded by the coding sequence ATGAGCCGCGATGCACTTGAGCACAATCAGATACCGATCTACTTCTGTGCAGTGATCGTGGCGGCGGTCGCCGGGCTGTTGGCGCCCTCGCTGGCACGGGAACTGAGCGGGTGGGTCACGCCCGCCATCGCTGTGCTGATGTACGCGATGTTCCTGCAAATACCCTTTCTGGACCTGCGCGAGGGCTTGGGCAACAAGCGCTTCATGTCCGCGTTGCTGCTGGCCAATTTCCTCCTGATTCCACTGCTGGTGTGGGCGCTGACCCGTGGCCTGGTGGAACACCCGGCGATCCTGGTGGGGGCGTTGCTGGTGCTGTTGACGCCGTGCATCGACTACGTGGTGGTGTTCACCCATATCGGCAAGGGCGACTCGCGATTGATGCTGGCGGCAACCCCGATTCTGTTGCTGCTGCAATTGCTGCTGTTGCCGGTGTACCTGGAGTTGATCCTCGGGGCGCAGTCACAGGTGGTGGTTTCGGTGGGGCCGTTTGTCGAGGCCTTCCTGCTGCTGATCGTTGCCCCCATGATTCTGGCGGTGCTGACGACTTCCCTGTCCCGGCGATCGAGTGTCATCAGTGCCTGGAGCGAGGTCTGGGCCTGGTTGCCCGTGCCGGCCATGGCACTGGTGCTGATGGTGGTGATCGGCTCGCAAATCACCGCCGTGGTCCGCGATATCGGCCTGCTGGCGCCGGTGATCCCGGTGTACATCGGCTTTCTGTTGCTGGCGCCGCTGATGGGCGCGCTGGCGTCGTGGCTGTTCAAGCTGCCATCGACCACCGCGCGGGCGGTCACCTTCAGCGCGTCCACGCGCAACTCCCTGGTGGTGTTGCCGCTGGCGCTGGCGTTGCCCGAAGACATCCGTGGGCTTGCCGCCGCCGCCGTGATCACGCAAACCCTGGTGGAGTTGGTGGGGGAGCTACTCTACATCCGGCTGATGCCGCTGCTGATCTGGCCCGCTCGTCGTTAG
- a CDS encoding ATPase domain-containing protein, translating to MSTKVTINRLATGVPGLDEVLGGGLPEFSFNLIAGPPGCGKTTLAHQMMFALATPERPALFFTVLGEPPLKMLRYQQQFDFFDSEAINHSIRYINLADDTLAGDLDEVLRRIVVAVETHAPALVFVDSFRSVVLASQTQDNPNNNLPQFVQQLGMLMTTWQATTFLIGEYFTETDTNPIFTVADGLIWLRQSVQRNSMVRKMEIMKMRGQPTLPGLHTFRIATSGIKVFPPAAANIPAPLAPGSQRLKMGVPRLDEMLGGGLPRGYSLLVAGPSGSGKSILASSFLAEGARNGETGVIAAFEQRPNHLQNAVLAQLIESGQVGLVDSRAPDLSIDEVVHLLLNEITRLKATRVVIDSLSGFELALAPTFRDDFRESLSRMVTALTGAGVSVLMTSELEDRYTDLRFSPYGTAFLTDAIIVQRYIEVQSRLLRIMAVVKVRASAHSDELRQYHIDDDGLQIGERLPDQEGLLGGRPTRQHPGAVNV from the coding sequence ATGAGCACCAAAGTGACAATCAACCGCCTGGCCACCGGCGTGCCAGGACTGGACGAAGTGCTTGGCGGAGGTTTGCCGGAGTTTTCGTTCAACCTGATCGCCGGCCCTCCGGGTTGCGGCAAGACCACCCTGGCCCATCAGATGATGTTCGCCCTGGCCACGCCTGAACGCCCGGCGCTGTTTTTCACCGTGCTGGGCGAGCCTCCGCTGAAGATGCTGCGCTACCAGCAGCAGTTCGATTTTTTCGACAGCGAGGCCATCAACCATTCGATTCGCTATATCAACCTGGCCGACGACACCTTGGCCGGCGACCTTGACGAAGTGCTGCGGCGCATCGTCGTCGCCGTCGAAACCCATGCCCCCGCGCTGGTATTTGTCGACTCGTTCCGCTCGGTGGTGCTGGCCAGCCAGACCCAGGACAACCCCAACAACAACCTGCCGCAGTTCGTCCAGCAACTGGGCATGTTGATGACCACCTGGCAGGCCACGACCTTCCTGATTGGCGAGTACTTCACCGAAACCGACACCAACCCGATTTTCACCGTGGCCGACGGCCTGATCTGGCTGCGCCAGAGCGTGCAACGCAATTCCATGGTACGCAAAATGGAAATCATGAAGATGCGCGGCCAGCCGACCTTGCCGGGGCTGCACACCTTCCGCATTGCGACATCGGGCATCAAGGTTTTCCCGCCTGCGGCTGCCAATATCCCCGCACCACTGGCGCCAGGCTCACAACGTTTGAAAATGGGCGTTCCGCGCCTGGATGAAATGCTCGGCGGCGGCCTGCCCCGGGGTTACTCGTTGCTGGTGGCCGGCCCTTCCGGCTCAGGTAAAAGCATCCTCGCGTCATCGTTCCTGGCCGAAGGTGCTCGCAACGGCGAAACCGGCGTGATCGCGGCGTTTGAACAGCGCCCCAACCACCTGCAGAACGCGGTGCTCGCACAACTGATTGAAAGCGGCCAGGTGGGCCTGGTGGACAGCCGTGCCCCCGACCTGTCCATCGATGAAGTGGTGCATTTGCTGCTCAACGAAATCACCCGCCTGAAGGCCACCCGCGTGGTCATCGACTCGCTGTCGGGCTTCGAGTTGGCCCTGGCGCCGACCTTTCGCGATGATTTCCGTGAATCACTGTCGCGCATGGTCACCGCCCTCACCGGCGCCGGCGTCAGCGTGCTGATGACCTCCGAGCTGGAAGACCGCTACACCGACCTGCGCTTCAGCCCCTACGGCACCGCGTTCCTCACCGACGCGATCATCGTGCAGCGCTACATCGAAGTGCAAAGCCGCCTGTTGCGCATCATGGCCGTGGTCAAGGTACGCGCCAGCGCGCATTCCGATGAACTGCGCCAGTACCACATCGATGACGACGGCCTGCAAATCGGCGAACGCCTGCCCGACCAGGAAGGGCTGCTCGGCGGCCGCCCTACCCGACAACACCCCGGTGCTGTCAATGTGTGA
- a CDS encoding sensor histidine kinase, translating to MSKADDKNKDAVASAARELFLLGQKTVEARAVLAALQQELTDAKNRLGDTQQIEHLVEANQQLVLAILLAQSDAALPRQSEQHQLSQEMREANAQLVIAALSAQELQAAAERALIQQKNILALVAHELRNPLTPISMIAGRLARVPSAELPRMQSLIEGQVQHMSRLVEDLLDVSRASTGKLRLDCEVLDIVPIIERAIEVCTPSMITQKLHFTSQVPQEPLMVNGDAIRLTQILGNILGNAIKYTPAGGIVRLSVTLERKVLLLSVIDTGIGISAQALPFIFDPFVQDVHAVGFNGAGLGIGLTVVRELVEAHGGTVIALSDGDGLGSEFVVTLPLVR from the coding sequence ATGAGCAAGGCCGATGACAAGAACAAGGACGCCGTGGCCAGTGCCGCGCGCGAACTGTTCCTGCTCGGCCAGAAAACCGTCGAGGCCCGCGCCGTGCTCGCGGCCCTGCAACAAGAGCTGACCGACGCCAAAAACCGCTTGGGCGACACCCAGCAGATCGAGCATCTGGTGGAGGCCAATCAACAACTGGTGCTCGCCATTCTGCTCGCCCAATCCGATGCCGCCCTGCCCCGGCAGAGCGAGCAACATCAGTTGTCCCAGGAAATGCGCGAGGCCAACGCCCAACTGGTGATTGCCGCCCTCAGCGCCCAGGAGCTGCAAGCCGCTGCCGAGCGCGCGCTGATTCAACAAAAGAACATCCTGGCGCTCGTGGCCCACGAACTGCGCAACCCGCTGACGCCCATCAGCATGATCGCCGGCCGCCTCGCCCGCGTCCCCAGCGCCGAACTGCCGCGCATGCAATCGCTGATCGAAGGCCAGGTGCAGCACATGTCGCGCCTGGTGGAAGACCTGTTGGACGTGTCCCGCGCCAGCACCGGCAAACTGCGGCTGGACTGCGAGGTGCTGGACATCGTGCCGATCATTGAGCGGGCCATCGAAGTCTGCACACCGTCGATGATCACCCAGAAGCTGCACTTCACGTCCCAAGTGCCGCAAGAACCATTAATGGTCAACGGCGACGCGATTCGCCTCACGCAAATCCTCGGCAACATCCTGGGCAACGCCATCAAATACACGCCCGCCGGCGGCATTGTGCGACTCTCGGTGACACTGGAGCGCAAAGTGCTGCTACTGAGCGTGATCGACACCGGCATCGGCATCTCGGCCCAGGCGTTGCCATTTATCTTTGATCCGTTTGTCCAGGACGTGCATGCCGTCGGCTTCAACGGCGCCGGCCTGGGCATTGGTTTGACGGTGGTGCGCGAGCTGGTGGAAGCCCATGGCGGCACGGTAATCGCCCTCAGCGACGGTGACGGGCTGGGCAGTGAGTTTGTGGTGACCCTGCCGTTAGTGCGATAG
- a CDS encoding alpha/beta hydrolase family protein, translating to MNLPTRPPAEAFREPAADGYPIGGFTWRHIRTDIERPVVIINAATSVRCRHYSRFADYLFANGIDVITYDYRGIGESRSGPLKGFKASWSDWGVLDFEAILQRAQREFPGQPIDVVGHSFGGCAAGLGASGAAIRRLVTVGAQFAYWRDYEASTRWRMFAKWHVVMPLVTAVFGYFPGKRMGWLEDTPTGVVRDWSTPTPGYEKRPSGRALGELPFSRVKAQVLAISITDDPFGTVAAIERLLGYFERSERTHLRIAPEDIGEKEVGHFAFFRSQYQDRLWPIALAWLQRGELDQAAPGHQVTGRT from the coding sequence ATGAACCTGCCAACCCGACCACCCGCCGAAGCATTCCGCGAGCCCGCCGCCGACGGTTATCCCATTGGCGGTTTTACCTGGCGCCACATCAGGACTGACATCGAACGCCCCGTGGTGATCATCAACGCCGCGACCTCGGTGCGCTGCCGGCATTACTCGCGTTTTGCCGACTACCTGTTTGCCAATGGCATCGACGTCATTACCTACGACTACCGTGGCATCGGCGAGTCCCGCAGCGGCCCGCTGAAGGGGTTCAAGGCCTCGTGGTCGGATTGGGGCGTGCTGGATTTCGAAGCGATCCTGCAGCGGGCTCAGCGAGAGTTTCCGGGGCAGCCCATTGATGTGGTCGGGCACAGTTTCGGTGGCTGCGCGGCGGGACTCGGAGCGTCCGGGGCGGCGATTCGGCGACTGGTCACCGTGGGCGCACAGTTTGCCTACTGGCGCGACTATGAGGCGAGCACGCGTTGGCGGATGTTTGCCAAATGGCACGTGGTGATGCCGTTGGTGACCGCTGTGTTTGGCTACTTTCCGGGCAAGCGTATGGGCTGGCTGGAGGATACCCCGACGGGCGTGGTGCGCGACTGGAGTACGCCGACGCCGGGTTATGAAAAACGACCGAGCGGCAGGGCCTTGGGTGAGTTGCCGTTTTCCCGGGTGAAGGCACAGGTATTGGCGATCAGCATTACCGATGATCCGTTTGGCACGGTGGCGGCAATCGAGCGCCTTTTGGGTTATTTCGAACGCAGCGAACGCACGCATCTGCGAATCGCCCCTGAAGATATCGGCGAAAAGGAGGTCGGACACTTCGCGTTCTTTCGCAGCCAGTATCAGGATCGGTTGTGGCCGATTGCGTTGGCGTGGTTGCAGCGAGGGGAGTTGGACCAAGCCGCTCCGGGACACCAAGTGACGGGTCGCACTTAG